GCACTCTGGTTATGTTCAGTGACCGTATTTAAAATTAAAGCCTAACGCATCACCGGTGGTATCGTACTCGCGGAAGTTATATATCAACGGCTTCCATTTTGATGAGTCGATAGCATCGTTTTGACCCAATAGATGGCTTTCCACCCAGACATTCAGAATATCAAACTCAACGAGAATAAAACGCCCTTTATCCGTCGTGCTTACGGTTCGGCATTCCGCCTGAATTGGACATTCAACCACCCGCGGCGGTGTAATCTCCGTCGATTTTTCCGTGTGAAGCCCGGTTTTGGCGAATTTATCGTGGCATACCTGAACGCCCCATTTGATTTGGCTTTCAGATAGCGTATCGCTTCCCGTCAGCTTACCGATCGCTTCCACTGTCTCCCAAAGATTATAATCAGGGATATTTATGACCGCATCGGAGCCTGACAGTAAATTACTGTACGTTTTGCTGCCTTTGCTAACCCCGATAATAATTTTATCGCCAAGCGAGATCGAGGAGGATACTGGGGCGATATTACTATTCCCGTTATGGACATCTGTCGTGGTAACAAGAAAAACCGGGAAGCCGTAATAAAATGAATTTAATTTCACATTCTTCTTCATTTTGCGTAGAACCCATTATTTGAAGGTATATGTGACGTCCATTTCTACTCTTTTCGATTGCCTTTAACAATAACCACAATTGAGTATTCATAGGGTATGCATGCTTGGTATTAATGATTTCTGTTGTTATTTTTATGAAAAATCCTTGTTCATTTAATGTGATTTTTTAAGGCGTGACGATTCCTGTCGACTTGCTGTCGATATGGATGACTGAGATGACACGCGCTTATATGCTTCGATGTCTCAGCATCGGCTTGTCATGCCTGTTGCGTGACTGTGAAAAATATATAGAAAAAAATAATCCACAAAGCCGAAAAGAGGTATATGATATGCATCATATGACTTTATCCTCCCGCCATTTTTAAACTGGGAAAAATGAGGTTAAAACATGCAACGAATCGTAATACCAGCTAATTATGTTCATACACGTACCACGCCGTTTTGGACCAAGGATACGGCACCTGCGTCTATTTGGCAGCGACATCTGGATGCGGGTACCCGACAAGGCGTTTACCCACGTTTATGCGTGATGCAGGGGGCTATCCGTTATTACGGCTACGCTGATGAGAACAGCCCCGAACCTGTCGACACGCTGACGATAGAAGCCGGGCAATTCGGTGTATTCCCGCCGGAAAAGTGGCATCGAATAGAAGCATTATCGGATGATACGTTATTTAACGTTGATTTTTATGTCGATCCAAAAATTCTTATCGAAGGCTGAGGTGTTCGTAATGGAAAGCGAAAATAAAGGGTATTCCTTAGCAATATCTACTCGTGGTAATAGTGAAAAAAAAGAACGGGTTTTTCTTAAACCCATGTCGTTATATGTGCCGGACGTGGCGAATCAGGCGGTTGCGGCGCTGATTGACGAACTGTCGGAAACTAGCAAGCAGGGTAAAGACTTTTTGCTGACCGTGACCAATAAAAATAATGGCGTGTCAGTGGATAAAGATTTCGCTACCCTCTCTGAACTGCAAGACCCGGCTATTGCAGCTGATGCTGTCAAAGAACTGATCAATATTGTGCGGGGCTACGAGTCGGACGAGGAAACTAACGTTT
The DNA window shown above is from Dickeya dadantii NCPPB 898 and carries:
- a CDS encoding flavin reductase family protein; protein product: MKKNVKLNSFYYGFPVFLVTTTDVHNGNSNIAPVSSSISLGDKIIIGVSKGSKTYSNLLSGSDAVINIPDYNLWETVEAIGKLTGSDTLSESQIKWGVQVCHDKFAKTGLHTEKSTEITPPRVVECPIQAECRTVSTTDKGRFILVEFDILNVWVESHLLGQNDAIDSSKWKPLIYNFREYDTTGDALGFNFKYGH
- a CDS encoding DUF1971 domain-containing protein; this encodes MQRIVIPANYVHTRTTPFWTKDTAPASIWQRHLDAGTRQGVYPRLCVMQGAIRYYGYADENSPEPVDTLTIEAGQFGVFPPEKWHRIEALSDDTLFNVDFYVDPKILIEG
- a CDS encoding DUF1869 domain-containing protein; amino-acid sequence: MESENKGYSLAISTRGNSEKKERVFLKPMSLYVPDVANQAVAALIDELSETSKQGKDFLLTVTNKNNGVSVDKDFATLSELQDPAIAADAVKELINIVRGYESDEETNVCGW